Proteins encoded within one genomic window of Dehalococcoidia bacterium:
- a CDS encoding ABC transporter substrate-binding protein, with protein MTNKLIDIELITFAPSATVAIAQNYGFFKEEGLNVLETRTPSSSVQMKGLIDETYQFASTAFDNVLAWSKRDGAEILAIAKASSMVTLPMYVTQEISNWIDIKGKVLAVDAVDTAYALVLRRILQAHDLILDRDYSFFPAGSTGFRFDSMYSGKTCGAILNPPWNKKAEECGMKLLADHNQVLPEYPGGTYAVSKDWATKNRQVVIAFLRSMLRATDLIYSESDHVRLTEVISQGLGISASEASGIFSRVPSRLQLIGEELQIPLTLRTDFGFHLPNGTNVDNYLDRSFLSEAITPK; from the coding sequence ATGACAAATAAACTAATCGACATTGAGCTTATTACTTTTGCCCCAAGTGCGACAGTTGCCATTGCCCAGAATTACGGATTCTTCAAAGAAGAAGGGCTTAATGTACTGGAAACACGCACCCCAAGTTCATCTGTTCAGATGAAAGGCTTAATTGACGAGACGTATCAATTTGCTTCAACTGCATTCGACAATGTTTTGGCTTGGTCAAAAAGAGACGGTGCTGAGATTTTGGCTATTGCAAAAGCAAGTTCGATGGTTACCTTGCCAATGTACGTGACGCAGGAGATATCCAATTGGATCGATATTAAAGGCAAAGTACTAGCAGTTGACGCGGTAGATACTGCATATGCACTTGTTTTACGAAGGATCCTGCAAGCACATGACCTGATCTTAGACCGAGACTATAGTTTCTTCCCGGCTGGTTCGACAGGATTCCGATTCGATTCAATGTATTCGGGCAAAACTTGCGGTGCTATTTTGAACCCTCCTTGGAATAAAAAAGCGGAAGAATGCGGCATGAAATTACTTGCTGATCATAATCAAGTTCTTCCGGAGTACCCAGGCGGGACCTACGCTGTTAGCAAAGATTGGGCAACCAAAAATAGGCAGGTAGTAATCGCTTTTCTTCGAAGTATGCTACGCGCTACTGATCTGATTTATTCTGAATCGGATCATGTGCGATTAACAGAAGTCATTTCACAAGGTTTAGGTATTTCTGCAAGTGAGGCGAGCGGTATTTTTAGTCGAGTACCCTCGCGATTGCAATTAATCGGAGAAGAATTACAAATTCCATTAACGTTAAGAACTGATTTTGGGTTTCATCTCCCGAATGGTACAAATGTCGATAATTACTTGGATCGATCTTTTTTGTCTGAGGCCATTACGCCTAAGTAG